One region of Gossypium raimondii isolate GPD5lz chromosome 6, ASM2569854v1, whole genome shotgun sequence genomic DNA includes:
- the LOC105774637 gene encoding F-box/kelch-repeat protein At3g06240, whose protein sequence is MAFIPSPIIYNILSKLPVKSLARFKSLNKLYCSFIKDPHFINAHFKNHSVVHGDLCLILSCIEHQNLNNTSKIHFFTIKDNEHAMIEYSIPVSFDTYHILPSCNGLICFYGLHGSVHVCNPTTKTIVNLPNIDDDLQRFQSCGFGFDGINGTYKVIKFFDPHKIEIFTMVNGSWNKIWYTYSPCFGFQHHQPPVFANGVFYWFSISSSIVSFDIGKETFETISLPQSALNKDKYKLYLVELKGELCMVDMDFEDKKRVDIWIFKSNGGLWVKLGTIVHRSEPIDTTRPVGIKANKKEILLHGFIKGLGHLSCYNMETGGFRPINIKGFTLDYFHVSQHVETLFQVGD, encoded by the coding sequence ATGGCTTTCATTCCAAGCCCTATAATCTACAACATCCTCAGTAAACTACCAGTGAAATCTCTAGCCAGATTCAAGTCCTTAAACAAGCTTTATTGCTCTTTCATCAAAGATCCACACTTCATCAATGCCCATTTCAAGAACCATAGTGTTGTTCATGGTGATCTTTGCTTAATCCTTTCATGCATAGAGCACCAAAATCTCAACAATACATCCAAGATTCACTTCTTCACCATCAAAGACAACGAGCATGCAATGATTGAATACTCAATTCCTGTAAGTTTCGACACTTACCATATCTTACCATCTTGTAATGGTTTAATTTGCTTTTATGGTCTTCATGGTAGCGTTCATGTATGTAACCCCACCACTAAAACCATCGTCAATTTGCCAAATATTGATGATGATCTTCAAAGGTTTCAATCATGTGGATTTGGGTTTGATGGAATCAATGGTACAtataaagtgattaaatttttCGACCCTCATAAGATTGAAATATTCACAATGGTGAATGGTTCTTGGAACAAAATATGGTACACTTACTCACCTTGTTTTGGTTTTCAACACCATCAACCACCAGTGTTTGCTAATGGggttttttattggttttcaatttcatcctccATTGTTTCATTTGATATTGGGAAAGAAACCTTTGAAACCATTTCTTTACCACAAAGTGCTTTAAACAAGGACAAGTACAAGCTTTACTTAGTGGAATTGAAAGGGGAACTATGCATGGTGGATATGGACTTTGAAGATAAGAAAAGAGTTGATATTTGGATCTTCAAAAGCAACGGAGGGCTTTGGGTGAAGCTTGGAACCATTGTTCATAGATCAGAACCTATTGATACTACTCGTCCAGTGGGGATTAAAGCTAATAAGAAAGAGATTTTACTGCATGGATTTATCAAAGGATTGGGACATTTGAGCTGCTATAATATGGAGACAGGTGGGTTTAGGCCAATTAATATCAAAGGCTTTACTTTAGACTATTTTCATGTAAGCCAACATGTGGAAACCCTTTTCCAAGTTGGTGATTAA